Proteins encoded together in one Planctomyces sp. SH-PL14 window:
- a CDS encoding DUF1501 domain-containing protein, with translation MTTPSRRELLYGLGLGLGSIALSSLLADEQGPSTGGGPLAPRAGHVASKAKNCIFLMMEGGPSHLDTFDPKPKLDELHLQAFVREGKEKSAMESGRRYYVRSPFRFRKTGECGADMAENWSHLAGVADELCFYRGCQVDSVNHPTAMYQMNCGNRFGGDPGLGAWVTYGLGSLNRDLPGFVVLPEVSYPQGGAANWSNGYLPAHFQGTPLRPKGSPILDLQPPADVTSSRQRKNLDLLATLNAAHAERHPGHDELAARAENYELAFRMQTQVPETLDLSGEPEHVHRMYGLGQEATDAFGRKCLLARKLIEKGVRFVQLYNGTWDSHDFIERAHGNLVRGVDQPIAALIADLRQRGLLESTLVVWCGEFGRTPDNGVRQGTAYGRDHNPRAMTIWLAGGGCRAGHTIGATDELGMTAVEEVRHVRDFHVTLLRLLGLDDNRLTYYHAGRFKQLSQFGGKVIEPLIA, from the coding sequence ATGACTACGCCGTCGCGTCGCGAACTCCTGTATGGCCTCGGGCTGGGACTCGGCAGCATCGCGCTGTCGTCGCTTCTTGCTGATGAGCAAGGCCCTTCCACGGGAGGGGGACCGCTGGCGCCGCGGGCGGGGCATGTCGCGTCGAAGGCGAAGAACTGCATCTTCCTCATGATGGAAGGGGGGCCATCGCACCTCGACACCTTCGACCCCAAGCCCAAGCTCGATGAGCTGCACCTGCAGGCGTTCGTCCGGGAAGGGAAGGAGAAGTCGGCGATGGAGAGCGGGCGGCGGTACTACGTCCGCAGCCCGTTCCGGTTCCGCAAGACCGGCGAGTGCGGGGCCGACATGGCGGAGAACTGGAGTCATCTGGCCGGTGTGGCCGACGAGCTCTGCTTCTACCGCGGCTGTCAGGTCGACAGCGTGAACCACCCGACCGCGATGTACCAGATGAACTGCGGCAACCGGTTCGGTGGCGATCCGGGGCTGGGGGCGTGGGTGACATACGGGCTCGGCTCGCTGAACCGCGACCTGCCGGGGTTCGTCGTCCTTCCCGAGGTGAGTTATCCGCAGGGGGGCGCGGCAAACTGGAGCAACGGGTACCTGCCGGCGCACTTTCAGGGAACGCCGCTGCGGCCCAAGGGGTCGCCGATCCTCGACCTGCAGCCTCCGGCGGATGTGACGTCGTCGCGGCAGCGGAAGAACCTCGATCTGCTGGCAACACTCAACGCCGCTCATGCGGAGCGGCATCCCGGTCACGACGAACTGGCGGCGCGGGCGGAGAACTATGAGCTGGCGTTCCGGATGCAGACGCAGGTCCCGGAGACGCTCGATCTCTCGGGGGAGCCGGAGCATGTCCACCGGATGTACGGCCTCGGCCAGGAGGCGACCGACGCCTTCGGTCGCAAGTGCCTCCTGGCGCGGAAGCTGATCGAGAAAGGGGTCCGGTTCGTCCAGCTCTACAATGGGACGTGGGACAGCCATGACTTCATCGAGCGGGCCCACGGCAACCTCGTCCGCGGGGTCGACCAGCCGATCGCGGCCCTGATCGCCGACCTCCGCCAGCGGGGACTCCTGGAGAGCACGCTGGTCGTGTGGTGCGGGGAGTTCGGGCGGACCCCGGACAACGGCGTGCGGCAGGGGACCGCGTACGGCCGCGACCACAACCCGCGGGCGATGACGATCTGGCTTGCCGGCGGCGGATGCCGGGCGGGGCACACGATCGGGGCGACGGACGAACTGGGGATGACGGCGGTCGAGGAGGTCCGGCACGTCCGCGATTTCCATGTCACGCTGCTGCGGCTGCTGGGGCTCGACGACAACAGGCTCACCTACTATCACGCGGGGCGGTTCAAGCAGCTGAGCCAGTTCGGCGGCAAAGTGATCGAGCCGCTGATCGCGTGA
- a CDS encoding sulfatase: MTRVFRFRVLVAVCVLLFATGRTRADEKPVRPNVLVFLIDDLGGRDIAVDGSTFHETPHIDALARSGVRFTDFYSAHPVCSPTRAALMTGKVPQRLGITDWIHAGTTVALPAAEETLGEAFQSHGYQTAYFGKWHLGESDADFPKHHGFEWTRCVNRGGQPASYYAPFRRPRKGDEPNGLDVPDLADAPQDAYLTDVLTGRAIEFLRQRDAARPFLLCFGHYAVHTPIQPPKGLPAKYQEKRAKTFRAGETPTVPAPFDAVSRGRQDNPDYAAMVENLDTNIGRMIAALGELKLRENTIVVFTSDNGGLCTLARGKPGPTCNLPLRSGKGWTYEGGIRIATSISWPAGLKPAVANVQGYTADLYPTLLELCGLPLRPGQHRDGVSLADVLRGGEPGPLRERDLAWYYPHEHGSGHKPSAAIRSGRWKLVHFLGSGRSELFDLENDPGETTDLSAIDPNGAARLEERLKSWIAETTR, from the coding sequence ATGACGAGAGTTTTTCGCTTCCGAGTGCTCGTCGCGGTCTGTGTCCTCCTCTTCGCGACGGGGCGGACCCGGGCTGACGAGAAGCCGGTTCGTCCGAATGTCCTTGTCTTTCTGATCGACGACCTCGGAGGCCGGGACATCGCGGTCGACGGATCGACCTTTCATGAGACGCCGCACATCGACGCGCTGGCCCGGTCGGGTGTCCGGTTCACCGACTTCTACTCAGCCCATCCGGTCTGTTCGCCGACGCGGGCCGCGCTGATGACCGGCAAGGTCCCGCAGCGGCTGGGGATCACGGACTGGATCCATGCCGGGACTACGGTCGCGCTTCCCGCGGCCGAAGAGACGCTGGGGGAAGCGTTCCAGTCGCACGGTTATCAGACCGCCTACTTCGGCAAATGGCACCTTGGGGAGTCGGACGCCGATTTCCCGAAGCATCACGGCTTCGAATGGACGCGGTGCGTGAATCGGGGAGGCCAGCCGGCGTCGTATTACGCCCCCTTTCGTCGGCCGAGAAAGGGAGACGAACCGAACGGCCTGGATGTCCCGGACCTCGCGGACGCTCCACAGGACGCCTACCTGACCGACGTCCTGACCGGCCGGGCGATCGAGTTCCTTCGCCAGCGGGATGCGGCGCGGCCGTTTCTCCTCTGCTTCGGACACTACGCCGTCCACACGCCGATCCAGCCTCCTAAGGGACTGCCGGCGAAGTATCAGGAGAAGCGGGCAAAGACCTTTCGTGCGGGCGAAACACCGACCGTCCCGGCACCGTTCGATGCGGTCTCGCGCGGCCGGCAGGACAATCCGGACTACGCCGCGATGGTGGAGAACCTCGACACGAACATCGGCCGGATGATCGCCGCTCTCGGCGAGCTGAAGCTGCGGGAGAACACGATCGTGGTCTTCACCTCCGACAACGGCGGTCTCTGCACGCTCGCCCGCGGGAAACCGGGGCCGACCTGCAACCTGCCGCTCCGGAGCGGGAAGGGGTGGACCTACGAAGGGGGGATCCGGATCGCGACCTCGATCTCCTGGCCGGCAGGGCTCAAGCCCGCCGTTGCGAACGTTCAGGGTTATACGGCCGACCTCTATCCGACGCTCCTCGAACTGTGCGGCCTGCCGCTCCGTCCGGGGCAGCACCGGGACGGGGTGTCGCTGGCGGACGTTCTCCGCGGGGGCGAGCCCGGTCCGCTTCGCGAGCGGGACTTGGCCTGGTACTACCCGCATGAGCACGGTTCGGGGCACAAGCCGTCGGCGGCGATCCGCAGCGGCCGGTGGAAACTCGTTCACTTTCTGGGGAGCGGGCGGTCGGAACTGTTCGATCTGGAGAACGATCCCGGCGAGACGACCGACCTGAGCGCCATCGATCCCAACGGTGCCGCGCGGCTTGAGGAGCGGCTCAAGAGCTGGATCGCCGAGACGACCCGCTGA
- a CDS encoding malate dehydrogenase: MAKSPIHVAITGAAGNIGYALTFRIASGEVFGADQPVVMHLVEVPPVLKALDGVEMELEDCAFPTLAGVKKASSDNLHDAFADCNWVLCVGSIPRKDGMERADLIRINGPIFTNTGKAIEATAAKDVRVLVVGNPCNTNCLIAMHNAPKVPRDRWFAMTMLDQNRAVSQLAKKAGRPVASVKHVGIWGNHSATQYPDFYHATIDGQKATDVIKDEAWLQTTFIDTVQKRGAAVIKARGASSAASAANAVLDSVKAAVRPTGAGDCASLAVCSDGSYGVDEGLIFGFPVTSDGQNWKIVKGIEHNEFAQAKIKITLDELRTERDTVKDLLPG, encoded by the coding sequence ATGGCCAAGTCCCCCATTCATGTCGCCATCACCGGCGCCGCCGGAAACATCGGATACGCCCTGACGTTCCGCATCGCCAGCGGGGAAGTCTTCGGTGCGGATCAGCCGGTCGTCATGCACCTCGTCGAAGTCCCGCCGGTCCTGAAGGCCCTCGACGGGGTCGAGATGGAACTGGAAGACTGCGCGTTCCCGACGCTGGCAGGCGTCAAGAAGGCTTCGAGCGACAACCTCCACGACGCTTTCGCGGACTGCAACTGGGTCCTGTGCGTCGGCAGCATCCCCCGCAAGGACGGGATGGAGCGGGCCGACCTGATCCGCATCAACGGGCCGATCTTCACGAACACCGGCAAGGCGATCGAAGCGACCGCCGCGAAGGACGTGCGGGTGCTGGTGGTCGGCAACCCGTGCAACACGAACTGCCTGATCGCCATGCACAACGCCCCCAAGGTCCCCCGCGACCGGTGGTTTGCGATGACGATGCTGGACCAGAACCGCGCCGTGAGCCAGCTCGCCAAGAAGGCGGGCCGTCCGGTGGCCAGCGTGAAGCATGTCGGGATCTGGGGGAACCACTCCGCCACGCAGTATCCGGACTTCTACCACGCGACGATCGACGGCCAGAAGGCGACGGACGTCATCAAGGACGAAGCCTGGCTGCAGACGACGTTCATCGACACCGTGCAGAAGCGCGGGGCGGCGGTGATCAAGGCCCGCGGCGCATCGAGCGCCGCCTCGGCGGCCAACGCAGTCCTCGACTCGGTGAAGGCGGCGGTCCGTCCGACCGGAGCGGGCGACTGTGCCAGCCTCGCGGTGTGCAGCGACGGGAGCTACGGCGTTGACGAAGGGCTGATCTTCGGCTTCCCGGTGACGAGCGACGGGCAGAACTGGAAGATCGTCAAGGGGATCGAGCACAACGAGTTCGCCCAGGCGAAGATCAAGATCACGCTCGACGAGCTCCGGACCGAGCGGGACACGGTCAAGGACCTGCTCCCCGGTTGA
- a CDS encoding protein-L-isoaspartate(D-aspartate) O-methyltransferase: MSVPVEFRRSLEERGIRDPRVLEAMARVPREEFVPTALWARAYEDRALPIEAEQTISQPYVVAWMTEQLRLSGTETVLEVGTGSGYQTAILAELVGRVVTIERVTELARTARERLEGMGYSNIEFHVGDGTRGWGESGPYDGILVAAGTAEVPRELVEQLRVGGRLVIPVGVPTRQVMKLVQRVGEGLTVRDLGGCVFVPLIRDPE; the protein is encoded by the coding sequence ATGTCTGTGCCGGTGGAGTTTCGTCGGTCGCTGGAGGAGCGGGGGATTCGCGATCCCCGTGTTCTGGAGGCGATGGCCCGGGTTCCGCGGGAGGAGTTCGTTCCGACGGCGCTTTGGGCTCGCGCTTATGAGGACCGGGCGTTACCGATCGAGGCGGAGCAGACGATCAGCCAGCCGTATGTCGTGGCGTGGATGACGGAGCAGTTGCGCTTAAGCGGGACGGAGACTGTCCTCGAAGTCGGGACGGGGAGCGGCTATCAGACCGCGATCCTGGCGGAGCTGGTGGGGAGAGTGGTGACGATCGAGCGGGTCACTGAGCTGGCGCGGACCGCTCGCGAGCGACTGGAGGGGATGGGGTATTCGAACATTGAGTTCCATGTCGGTGATGGAACGCGGGGGTGGGGGGAGAGTGGGCCGTACGACGGGATTCTGGTGGCGGCGGGGACGGCGGAGGTGCCGCGGGAGCTGGTGGAGCAGTTGCGGGTGGGTGGGCGGCTTGTGATTCCGGTGGGTGTGCCGACGCGTCAGGTGATGAAGCTGGTGCAGAGGGTGGGTGAGGGTTTGACGGTGCGTGATCTGGGTGGTTGTGTGTTTGTGCCGCTGATCCGCGATCCGGAGTAA
- a CDS encoding pyridoxal-phosphate-dependent aminotransferase family protein, with translation MSSLSASIPASLRPPRRILMGPGPSDTPASVLAALGAPTVGHLDPYFLKVMDETQSMLRQVFRTRNELTMSVSGTGSAGMEACVVNLIEPGDRMLVGVNGVFGGRMADVAGRCGAEVTKIERPFGEVFDPQQIADAVKASNPKVVGLIHAETSTGARQPLEEITKIVHDAGALLLIDCVTSLGGLPVEIDGWDVDAAYSGTQKCLSCPPGLAPVTFSARALDVISRRKTKIASWYLDTTMVRNYWSSQSRAYHHTAPINMNFAFHEALRLVLEEGLEQRWERHRRNHGMLRAGLEAMGLQYVVAEAHRLPMLNSVRIPEGVDDKTARGFLLSEYGIEIGGGLGPMAGKVWRIGLMGETCQKRNVLLVLGGIEGALRAQGVSVSAGAGVAAALAAEA, from the coding sequence ATGTCCTCTCTCTCCGCCTCCATCCCCGCCTCCCTCCGCCCACCCCGCCGCATCCTCATGGGACCGGGACCAAGCGACACACCCGCCTCCGTCCTCGCCGCCCTCGGCGCTCCCACCGTCGGACACCTTGACCCCTACTTCCTCAAGGTCATGGACGAAACCCAGTCCATGCTCCGACAGGTCTTCCGCACCAGGAACGAACTGACGATGTCCGTCAGCGGCACCGGCAGCGCCGGCATGGAAGCGTGCGTCGTTAACCTCATCGAGCCCGGCGACCGCATGCTCGTCGGAGTCAACGGCGTCTTCGGCGGACGGATGGCGGACGTCGCCGGCCGCTGCGGCGCGGAAGTGACCAAGATCGAACGCCCCTTCGGCGAAGTCTTCGACCCGCAACAGATCGCCGACGCCGTCAAAGCGTCGAACCCCAAAGTCGTCGGCCTCATCCACGCCGAGACCTCGACCGGCGCCCGGCAACCCCTCGAAGAGATCACGAAGATCGTCCACGACGCCGGAGCCCTCCTCCTCATCGACTGCGTCACCTCGCTCGGCGGTCTCCCGGTCGAGATCGATGGCTGGGACGTCGACGCTGCCTATAGCGGCACGCAGAAGTGCCTGAGCTGCCCCCCCGGACTCGCTCCGGTCACCTTCAGCGCCCGGGCCCTCGACGTCATCAGCCGCCGCAAGACCAAGATCGCAAGCTGGTACCTCGACACCACGATGGTCCGCAACTACTGGAGCAGCCAGTCGCGGGCCTACCACCACACCGCCCCGATCAACATGAACTTCGCCTTCCACGAGGCGCTGCGGCTCGTGCTGGAGGAAGGACTCGAACAGCGGTGGGAACGACACCGGCGGAACCACGGGATGCTGCGGGCAGGACTCGAGGCGATGGGGCTGCAGTACGTCGTTGCCGAAGCCCATCGGCTCCCGATGCTGAACTCCGTCCGGATCCCCGAAGGAGTCGATGACAAGACCGCCCGCGGCTTCCTGCTCAGCGAGTACGGAATCGAGATCGGCGGCGGACTGGGACCGATGGCCGGCAAGGTGTGGCGGATCGGCCTGATGGGAGAGACGTGCCAGAAGCGGAACGTGCTGCTGGTCCTAGGCGGGATCGAAGGCGCCCTGCGAGCCCAGGGGGTTTCCGTCTCCGCCGGCGCCGGCGTCGCGGCCGCCCTGGCGGCGGAAGCCTGA
- a CDS encoding CPBP family intramembrane glutamic endopeptidase has product MFEILPVLAQIDAAVEPVQPGGFIAGTMILSALAGSFLFWLMLWTGGERVWQETVLRDLLSPPPEADRFVVPRTAYALGIGIVGMMIALKIVSSFAPASNVELTEGRILSGLGLDLALQLVTYAILGLAVLAGPRPPLWRAIRPGREVLLGLAGFTAAVGPVLLLMIASQPLRTESSEHQFLQILRDSQSPLVMGLICVSAAVVAPLSEELTYRVILMGGSEAKLGPGVALIGSSLLFAVIHGFPDMIALVPLALILGWIYQRTQSYIAIVTTHAAFNTFNLTMVLVQTWL; this is encoded by the coding sequence GTGTTCGAGATCCTTCCCGTCCTGGCTCAGATCGACGCGGCGGTCGAGCCCGTTCAGCCGGGAGGCTTCATCGCCGGGACCATGATCCTCTCCGCACTCGCGGGCAGCTTCCTGTTCTGGTTGATGCTGTGGACGGGGGGCGAGCGGGTGTGGCAGGAGACCGTCCTGCGGGACCTACTGTCCCCCCCGCCCGAAGCAGACCGCTTCGTCGTTCCCCGGACCGCTTATGCCCTCGGGATCGGCATCGTCGGGATGATGATCGCGCTCAAGATCGTGAGCAGCTTCGCGCCGGCTTCGAACGTCGAGCTGACCGAAGGACGGATTCTCTCGGGCCTCGGGCTCGATCTGGCTCTCCAGCTCGTGACCTACGCGATCCTGGGCCTCGCGGTGCTGGCCGGTCCGCGGCCGCCACTGTGGCGGGCCATCCGCCCCGGACGTGAGGTCCTGCTAGGGCTCGCCGGATTCACGGCCGCGGTCGGACCGGTGCTCCTCCTGATGATCGCGTCCCAGCCACTGCGGACGGAGAGCTCCGAGCACCAGTTCCTCCAGATCCTCCGCGACTCCCAGTCTCCGCTGGTGATGGGGCTGATCTGTGTTTCGGCTGCGGTGGTGGCGCCACTCTCAGAAGAGCTGACCTACCGCGTGATTCTCATGGGAGGGAGCGAGGCGAAGCTGGGCCCCGGGGTGGCCCTGATCGGATCATCGCTGCTGTTTGCAGTGATCCACGGGTTCCCCGACATGATCGCTCTCGTTCCGCTGGCCCTGATCCTGGGATGGATCTATCAGCGGACGCAGTCCTACATCGCGATCGTCACCACGCATGCCGCCTTCAACACGTTCAATCTGACGATGGTCCTCGTGCAGACGTGGCTTTGA